A stretch of the Paenibacillus dendritiformis genome encodes the following:
- the fba gene encoding class II fructose-1,6-bisphosphate aldolase produces the protein MPLVSMNEFLPKAKAGKFAVGQFNINNLEFTQAITEAAMEENAPIIFGVSEGALRYMGMEYTVAMAEAAAKKSGLPIALHLDHGSTFEVAMACIRAGFSSVMFDGSHHAYEDNIRLTKEVVKAAHAMGVSVEGELGTIGGVEDDLEVDEASAQLAKPEEAIRFYEETGVDALAIAVGTAHGMYNGEPKLHYDIIEAVASKIPVPVVLHGGSGVPDESIRKAIAAGAGKINVNTENQVACTAAIREALAKDADMIDPRKYLTPARKAMVEVVRAKIRLFGSNNQA, from the coding sequence ATGCCATTAGTTTCGATGAACGAATTCCTGCCAAAAGCAAAAGCGGGCAAATTTGCGGTGGGCCAATTCAACATTAACAACCTAGAATTCACTCAAGCGATTACGGAAGCAGCCATGGAAGAGAATGCGCCAATTATTTTCGGTGTATCCGAAGGGGCATTGCGTTACATGGGAATGGAATATACGGTTGCCATGGCCGAAGCGGCTGCGAAGAAATCCGGCTTGCCAATCGCTTTGCATCTTGACCACGGCAGCACATTTGAAGTCGCTATGGCTTGTATCCGTGCAGGATTCTCTTCCGTCATGTTCGACGGATCCCATCATGCATATGAAGACAACATTCGCTTGACCAAGGAAGTCGTTAAAGCGGCTCATGCGATGGGCGTATCCGTCGAGGGCGAATTGGGAACTATCGGCGGGGTCGAAGACGACCTGGAAGTGGATGAAGCATCCGCCCAACTGGCTAAGCCGGAAGAAGCGATCCGTTTCTACGAAGAAACGGGCGTAGACGCGCTGGCGATTGCGGTAGGTACGGCTCACGGCATGTACAATGGCGAGCCAAAACTTCACTACGATATCATTGAAGCAGTAGCTTCCAAAATTCCTGTGCCAGTCGTGCTTCACGGCGGTTCCGGAGTGCCTGACGAATCCATCCGCAAGGCAATCGCGGCAGGCGCAGGCAAAATCAACGTGAACACCGAGAATCAAGTTGCTTGTACGGCTGCGATTCGCGAAGCATTGGCGAAGGATGCCGACATGATCGATCCTCGTAAATATTTGACTCCGGCTCGTAAAGCGATGGTGGAAGTCGTTCGCGCCAAAATTCGCTTGTTCGGCAGCAACAACCAAGCGTAA
- the rho gene encoding transcription termination factor Rho, whose translation MDLQISDLETKKLTELYKLAKEFQIPGYGQLKKKELIFAILRAQAEQGGYMFMEGVLDILPEGFGFLRPINYLPSAEDIYISQSQIRRFDLRTGDVVSGKCRPPKENERYFGLLQINAVNGENPEDAAQRLHFPALTPLYPQKKLVLETSPSRISTRIMDLIAPVGLGQRGLIVAPPKAGKTLLLKEIANSISENNPEIELFVLLIDERPEEVTDMQRSVKGEVVASTFDEVPENHIKVAELVLERALRLVEHKKDVVILLDSITRLARAYNLVIPPSGRTLSGGIDPASFHRPKRFFGSARNIEEGGSLTILATALVETGSRMDDIIYEEFKGTGNMELHLDRKLAERRIFPAIDIRRSGTRREEMLLSKEELDKLWMIRKNMNETPEFIDQFLKKLRDTKTNTEFLATLDANGNTPTPTRRTRSTSVS comes from the coding sequence ATGGATTTACAAATTTCCGATTTGGAAACGAAGAAATTGACCGAATTATACAAGCTGGCGAAGGAGTTCCAGATTCCGGGCTATGGTCAATTGAAGAAAAAAGAACTGATTTTCGCGATTTTGCGCGCGCAAGCGGAGCAGGGCGGCTACATGTTCATGGAAGGCGTTCTTGACATTCTGCCGGAAGGCTTCGGCTTCCTTCGGCCGATTAACTATTTGCCGAGTGCGGAAGATATTTATATCTCGCAGTCGCAAATTCGTAGATTCGATCTGAGAACGGGGGATGTCGTCTCAGGCAAGTGCCGCCCTCCAAAAGAGAACGAGCGCTATTTCGGTCTGCTCCAGATTAATGCCGTGAATGGCGAAAATCCAGAAGATGCCGCGCAACGGCTGCACTTTCCTGCATTAACTCCTCTTTACCCGCAGAAGAAGCTGGTGCTCGAAACTTCCCCATCCCGCATTTCAACACGGATTATGGATTTGATAGCTCCTGTCGGCTTGGGACAGCGCGGCTTGATCGTCGCGCCGCCTAAGGCCGGGAAGACGTTGCTCTTAAAAGAAATCGCGAACAGCATCTCGGAGAACAATCCTGAAATTGAGTTGTTCGTGCTGCTGATCGACGAGCGCCCGGAAGAAGTCACCGACATGCAGCGTTCCGTCAAGGGCGAAGTCGTGGCATCCACATTCGATGAAGTGCCGGAAAATCATATCAAGGTGGCCGAGTTGGTGCTTGAGCGGGCCCTTCGCCTTGTGGAGCACAAGAAGGACGTCGTTATCCTGCTGGACAGCATCACCCGGCTGGCGCGGGCCTATAACCTGGTTATTCCCCCATCGGGCCGGACGCTGTCGGGCGGTATCGACCCGGCTTCCTTCCACCGTCCGAAGCGCTTCTTCGGTTCGGCGCGCAATATCGAGGAAGGCGGCAGCCTGACCATTCTGGCGACGGCACTGGTCGAGACCGGGTCGCGCATGGATGATATCATCTACGAGGAATTCAAAGGCACAGGAAACATGGAGCTGCACCTGGATCGCAAATTGGCGGAACGGCGCATTTTCCCGGCGATCGATATCCGACGCTCCGGCACGCGCCGGGAGGAGATGCTGCTGTCGAAGGAAGAGCTCGACAAGCTGTGGATGATCCGGAAAAATATGAACGAAACGCCGGAATTCATCGATCAGTTCCTCAAAAAGCTGCGTGATACGAAGACGAACACGGAATTCCTGGCTACGTTGGACGCGAACGGCAACACGCCGACGCCGACGCGCCGTACCCGGAGCACTTCGGTCAGCTAA
- the rpoE gene encoding DNA-directed RNA polymerase subunit delta has protein sequence MSTPLELKLDPDKVQEMPMVDIAFLVLKAANTPFYYRDLMNEVAKLRGLSEEQINDVIAQLYTEINIDGRFACVGNNLWGLKRWYPVDRSEESMGTKRPRIINDDDDDLEDDDMFVEEDDSYNNEEDFDFVDEDGEDEEDMYVDEEEDAEVEEEVIIDDEEIDEDNPDDEEEPDMDEDADR, from the coding sequence ATGAGCACCCCGTTGGAATTGAAGTTGGATCCCGACAAAGTGCAAGAAATGCCGATGGTGGATATTGCTTTCCTCGTCTTGAAAGCAGCCAACACGCCTTTCTACTACCGTGATCTGATGAATGAAGTTGCGAAGCTTCGCGGACTCAGCGAAGAGCAAATTAATGATGTCATTGCACAGTTATATACGGAAATCAACATTGATGGCCGCTTCGCGTGCGTAGGGAACAATCTCTGGGGCTTGAAGCGCTGGTATCCTGTCGATCGCTCGGAAGAGTCGATGGGCACGAAGCGTCCTCGCATCATTAACGACGACGACGATGATCTGGAAGATGACGATATGTTCGTCGAAGAGGATGACAGCTACAACAATGAGGAAGACTTCGACTTCGTGGACGAAGACGGCGAAGACGAGGAAGACATGTATGTGGATGAAGAAGAGGATGCGGAAGTAGAAGAGGAAGTCATTATCGATGATGAAGAGATCGATGAAGACAATCCTGACGATGAGGAAGAGCCGGATATGGACGAGGATGCCGATCGGTAA
- a CDS encoding S8 family peptidase, whose amino-acid sequence MDMTALLHRLLQDMSFSERPPAKKLIRFHRPKRFAAFSEALRTLRRDRLELQHLRELPLIRAWSCPVPESVAQLLSRYPNEFTIEDDALIAIQAASHRPVSWERGIPWGVRQIKAPQAWGMTTGHRVHIGVIDTGADYRHPDLRQSLMRGVNFVHRGMPPYDDNGHGTHIAGTIAAANQMYGIIGVAPRALIHPVKSFDENGAAYVSDIINGIEWCVRNGMHIINMSFGMKSRSKSLLQAVTQAYQSGVTVVASSGNDAKRKSIDYPARYPQTISVGATDRMRRIAPFSNRGQFVDIYAPGEKIVSSWIKGKYHEMSGTSMATSHISGAIALLLAMRPRLKPGEIKALLRRTANPVRGRKTRNLQAKPPGEVDVMRLLKEAERL is encoded by the coding sequence TTGGATATGACGGCCTTATTGCACAGGTTGCTTCAAGATATGTCCTTCAGCGAACGGCCTCCAGCGAAGAAGTTGATTCGCTTCCATCGGCCGAAGCGGTTCGCCGCATTCAGCGAGGCGCTCCGCACGCTTCGCCGGGATCGGCTGGAGCTCCAGCATCTCCGCGAACTTCCGCTCATCCGCGCCTGGAGCTGCCCGGTTCCCGAATCGGTTGCACAGCTGCTGTCACGGTATCCGAACGAGTTCACGATAGAGGACGACGCGTTGATCGCGATTCAGGCCGCTTCCCACAGGCCGGTCTCCTGGGAACGGGGGATTCCGTGGGGCGTGCGGCAGATCAAGGCTCCGCAGGCATGGGGAATGACCACAGGCCACCGCGTGCACATTGGCGTAATCGACACCGGGGCCGATTACCGCCATCCCGATCTCCGCCAGTCGCTGATGCGGGGAGTCAACTTCGTTCACCGCGGCATGCCGCCGTATGATGACAACGGTCATGGGACCCATATTGCGGGCACGATAGCTGCGGCCAATCAAATGTACGGCATTATCGGCGTGGCTCCCCGCGCCTTAATCCATCCCGTGAAATCATTTGATGAGAATGGGGCCGCTTATGTGTCTGATATTATCAATGGTATTGAATGGTGCGTCCGCAACGGGATGCACATCATTAATATGAGCTTCGGCATGAAATCCCGCAGCAAGTCGCTGCTGCAAGCGGTGACCCAGGCCTATCAATCCGGGGTCACCGTCGTCGCTTCATCCGGGAACGACGCGAAGCGCAAATCCATCGACTACCCGGCCCGCTATCCCCAGACGATCTCGGTCGGAGCGACCGATCGCATGCGGCGGATTGCGCCGTTCAGCAACCGGGGGCAATTCGTCGATATTTACGCCCCCGGGGAGAAGATCGTCTCCTCCTGGATTAAGGGGAAGTATCACGAGATGAGCGGCACCTCGATGGCCACCTCGCATATCAGCGGCGCGATCGCGCTTCTGCTTGCCATGCGGCCGCGCTTGAAGCCGGGCGAGATCAAGGCCCTGCTCCGGCGGACAGCGAACCCGGTTCGCGGGCGCAAGACCCGCAACCTCCAAGCCAAGCCGCCGGGCGAGGTAGATGTGATGCGGCTGCTGAAGGAAGCCGAGCGGCTGTAG
- a CDS encoding CTP synthase: MAKYIFVTGGVVSSLGKGITAASLGRLLKNRGLKVTIQKFDPYINVDPGTMSPYQHGEVFVTDDGAETDLDLGHYERFIDINLSKNSNVTTGKVYSSVISKERRGEYLGGTVQVIPHITNEIKERVFRAGKEAGSDVVITEIGGTVGDIESLPFLEAIRQIKSDVGRDNVMYIHVTLIPYIKAAGEVKTKPTQHSVKELRSIGIQPNMLVCRTEHALSEDLKRKIALFCDIDANAVVECRDASTLYEVPLMLRDQGMDDIVVNHLKLETKQPDMTEWIKLVDRVKQLQGQVEIAIVGKYVALHDAYLSVVEALAHAGFDANTEVNIRWVNAEEITDDNARERLEGVHGILVPGGFGDRGIEGKVSAIRYAREQKIPFFGICLGMQVAVIEYARSVLGMTGANSSEINPSTDYPVIDLLPEQKDIEDLGGTMRLGLYPCKLQEDSLAMASYQDELVYERHRHRYEFNNEYREAMERAGLKFSGTSPDGRLVEIVELADHPWFLAVQFHPEFTSRPNRPQPLFREFVRAAVAHRG; encoded by the coding sequence GTGGCAAAGTATATTTTTGTGACGGGCGGCGTTGTATCTTCTCTAGGCAAAGGGATCACGGCAGCGTCCCTGGGAAGATTGCTGAAGAATCGGGGGCTGAAGGTTACAATCCAAAAGTTCGACCCCTATATTAACGTAGATCCGGGCACGATGAGCCCGTATCAGCACGGCGAAGTGTTCGTCACCGATGACGGAGCAGAGACCGACCTCGATCTCGGACACTACGAGCGATTCATCGACATCAATCTGTCGAAGAACAGCAATGTTACGACCGGCAAGGTTTATTCTTCGGTCATCTCCAAAGAACGCCGCGGCGAATATCTGGGCGGCACCGTTCAAGTCATTCCGCATATTACGAACGAGATCAAGGAGCGCGTCTTCCGCGCCGGCAAGGAAGCCGGTTCCGACGTGGTCATCACCGAGATCGGCGGCACGGTCGGCGATATTGAGAGCCTTCCGTTCCTGGAAGCCATTCGCCAGATTAAGAGCGATGTCGGCCGCGACAACGTCATGTACATCCATGTCACTCTGATTCCATACATCAAGGCTGCCGGCGAAGTGAAGACGAAGCCGACCCAGCATAGCGTGAAGGAGCTGCGGAGCATCGGGATTCAGCCGAACATGCTCGTATGCCGGACAGAGCACGCCTTGTCCGAGGACTTGAAGCGCAAGATCGCGCTCTTCTGCGATATTGATGCCAATGCCGTGGTGGAATGCCGCGACGCCTCCACTTTGTATGAAGTGCCGTTGATGCTTCGCGATCAAGGCATGGACGACATTGTCGTCAACCATTTGAAGCTGGAGACGAAGCAGCCGGATATGACCGAATGGATTAAGCTCGTCGATCGCGTGAAGCAGCTCCAGGGACAAGTCGAGATTGCGATTGTGGGCAAATATGTCGCTTTGCACGATGCGTATCTGTCTGTCGTCGAAGCCTTGGCGCACGCGGGATTCGATGCGAATACCGAAGTGAACATCCGCTGGGTGAACGCGGAGGAGATTACCGACGACAATGCGCGGGAGCGCCTCGAGGGCGTGCACGGCATTCTGGTGCCGGGCGGCTTCGGAGACCGCGGCATTGAAGGCAAAGTATCCGCGATCCGCTATGCGCGCGAGCAGAAGATTCCGTTCTTCGGCATCTGCCTCGGCATGCAGGTGGCGGTTATCGAATATGCCCGTTCCGTGCTGGGCATGACGGGAGCGAACAGTTCGGAGATTAATCCATCGACCGATTATCCGGTGATCGACCTGCTGCCTGAACAGAAGGATATCGAGGATCTGGGCGGAACGATGCGTCTGGGACTGTATCCGTGCAAGCTTCAGGAAGATTCGCTTGCGATGGCAAGCTATCAGGACGAGCTGGTGTATGAACGCCACCGTCATCGTTATGAATTCAACAATGAATACCGCGAAGCGATGGAGCGCGCCGGTCTGAAGTTCAGCGGCACATCTCCTGACGGGCGGCTGGTCGAGATCGTGGAACTGGCCGATCATCCATGGTTCCTGGCGGTGCAATTCCATCCGGAATTCACTTCCCGTCCGAACCGCCCGCAGCCGCTATTCCGGGAGTTTGTCCGGGCGGCCGTGGCGCACCGCGGATAA
- a CDS encoding UDP-N-acetylglucosamine 1-carboxyvinyltransferase produces the protein MEKLMISGGRPLRGSVQISGAKNSAVALIPAAILAETEVVLDNLPELSDVATYMEILTELGGQVSWEGSCLRIDPSRMISVPMHNGPVKKLRASYYLMGALLGRFGEATIGMPGGCNFEPRPIDQHIKGFEALGATVTNDHGSVHIYARELRGAKIYLDVVSVGATINIMLAASRAKGTTIIENAAKEPEIIDVATLLNAMGARIKGAGTETIRIEGVDSLRGCTHSIIPDRIQAGTYMIAAAATCGDILIDNVIPKHLEALTAKLEEMGVRVIEGDESLRVIGQPEYNSIDVKALVYPGFPTDLQSPMTSLLTQAKGVSMLTDLVYSSRFKHVPELARMGAKIRVEGRTAVIEGTQLNAAKVRASDLRAGAALVIAGLTVETDVTEISGVEFIDRGYDHLVSNLRNLGADVWRQVE, from the coding sequence ATGGAGAAGTTAATGATTAGCGGCGGTCGGCCGCTTCGAGGCTCCGTTCAGATCAGCGGTGCCAAAAACAGCGCGGTTGCGCTTATTCCTGCAGCAATCCTTGCGGAGACGGAAGTCGTACTGGATAATTTGCCCGAACTGAGCGATGTCGCCACATATATGGAGATCTTGACGGAGCTTGGCGGACAGGTTAGCTGGGAAGGTTCCTGTCTGCGCATCGATCCGTCGCGGATGATTTCGGTACCGATGCACAATGGACCCGTCAAAAAACTGCGGGCCTCCTATTATTTGATGGGCGCGCTTCTGGGCCGGTTCGGCGAAGCGACCATCGGCATGCCGGGCGGCTGCAATTTCGAGCCTCGCCCGATCGATCAGCATATCAAAGGCTTTGAAGCTTTAGGCGCGACGGTGACGAACGATCACGGCTCCGTCCATATTTACGCGCGGGAACTTCGCGGCGCCAAGATCTATTTGGATGTCGTCAGTGTAGGGGCGACTATTAATATTATGCTTGCGGCCTCGCGCGCCAAGGGCACTACGATTATAGAAAATGCGGCCAAAGAGCCTGAAATTATAGATGTTGCCACACTGCTTAATGCGATGGGCGCCCGCATCAAGGGGGCGGGCACGGAGACGATCCGCATTGAAGGCGTGGACAGCCTGCGCGGCTGCACGCACTCGATTATTCCGGACCGCATTCAGGCGGGAACGTATATGATTGCGGCTGCGGCCACTTGCGGCGATATTTTGATTGATAACGTTATTCCTAAACATCTGGAAGCCCTTACGGCGAAGCTGGAGGAAATGGGCGTGCGCGTCATTGAAGGCGATGAGTCGCTTCGCGTGATCGGGCAGCCGGAATACAACAGCATCGATGTGAAGGCGCTTGTATATCCCGGATTTCCGACGGATCTCCAATCCCCGATGACCAGCTTGCTTACGCAAGCCAAGGGGGTCAGCATGCTGACGGATCTCGTGTACAGCAGCCGCTTCAAGCATGTCCCGGAATTGGCCCGCATGGGGGCCAAAATACGGGTGGAAGGGCGAACCGCCGTCATCGAGGGAACACAGCTGAATGCGGCCAAGGTGAGGGCGTCCGATCTGCGTGCCGGGGCTGCGCTCGTTATTGCCGGCTTGACGGTAGAGACCGATGTCACGGAGATTTCAGGAGTCGAATTTATCGACCGCGGGTATGATCATCTCGTGTCCAATTTGCGAAATCTTGGCGCCGATGTATGGCGTCAGGTGGAATAA
- the tenA gene encoding thiaminase II, with protein MACFTEELRRTADPIFAAIFAHPFVRGIAEGTLAKEQLIHYVKQDFEYLNAFIRVYGIAISKCDHRAAMALFNEQISFILDSETHPHQNFCDVAGVTYEELQGFPLAPSANHYVNHMLTVAHGGTREDIVAALLPCPWTYTEIGRRLLEEVKPDSSHPFYDWMHFYGDRESGITMQLRGLLDGWAESLSAARKRQLEEHFLTSCRLEYLFWDMAYRLEDWPAPVTEAEAVRA; from the coding sequence ATGGCCTGTTTTACCGAAGAACTCCGGCGTACGGCGGATCCGATTTTTGCGGCGATTTTTGCCCACCCGTTCGTTCGGGGCATTGCGGAAGGGACGTTGGCGAAGGAACAGCTCATTCACTATGTCAAGCAGGATTTTGAATACTTGAACGCTTTTATCCGGGTATACGGGATTGCGATCTCCAAATGCGACCACCGCGCCGCGATGGCTCTATTTAACGAGCAAATCTCGTTTATTCTGGACAGCGAGACGCACCCGCATCAAAATTTTTGCGACGTCGCCGGGGTGACGTACGAAGAATTGCAAGGCTTCCCTCTGGCCCCGTCGGCGAATCACTATGTCAACCATATGCTGACGGTTGCCCATGGAGGAACGCGGGAAGATATCGTGGCGGCACTGCTGCCCTGCCCTTGGACGTATACCGAGATCGGCCGCAGGCTGCTCGAGGAAGTGAAGCCGGATTCGTCCCATCCGTTCTATGATTGGATGCATTTTTATGGAGATCGGGAGAGCGGGATAACGATGCAGCTTCGCGGACTGCTTGATGGATGGGCGGAGTCATTGTCCGCCGCCCGGAAGCGGCAGCTGGAGGAGCATTTTCTGACCAGCTGCCGGCTGGAATATCTGTTCTGGGACATGGCCTATAGGCTGGAGGACTGGCCGGCGCCTGTCACGGAAGCGGAAGCGGTGCGGGCGTGA
- the rpmE gene encoding 50S ribosomal protein L31, which produces MNEAIQPKYHITTVTCACGNTFETGSVKENLKVEVCSACHPFFTGKQKFVDAGGRVDKFKKKYGM; this is translated from the coding sequence ATGAATGAAGCGATTCAACCAAAATACCACATTACTACGGTAACTTGCGCATGCGGTAATACGTTCGAAACAGGTTCGGTTAAGGAAAACCTGAAAGTAGAGGTGTGCTCGGCTTGCCATCCGTTCTTCACAGGAAAACAGAAGTTTGTTGATGCGGGCGGTCGTGTGGATAAATTTAAGAAGAAATATGGCATGTAA
- a CDS encoding response regulator: MEKKKVLIVDDQNGIRVLLMEVFSSEGYSTYQASNGKVALNIVREESPDIVLLDMKIPGMDGLEILKQIKKMEPQMKVIMMTAYGELDMIKEATDLGAIMHFTKPFDIDEMRVAVNMTLQQDHSAANPANMTT; the protein is encoded by the coding sequence TTGGAGAAGAAGAAAGTATTGATAGTCGATGATCAAAACGGTATTCGGGTTCTTCTGATGGAAGTATTCAGCAGTGAAGGATACTCGACCTACCAAGCTTCCAACGGGAAGGTTGCATTGAACATCGTGCGTGAGGAATCTCCGGATATTGTCTTGCTGGACATGAAGATTCCGGGCATGGACGGCTTGGAAATTTTGAAGCAGATTAAGAAGATGGAGCCGCAGATGAAAGTCATTATGATGACAGCCTACGGAGAGCTTGATATGATCAAGGAAGCGACCGATCTCGGGGCGATCATGCATTTTACGAAGCCGTTCGACATTGACGAGATGAGAGTGGCGGTGAACATGACGCTGCAACAGGACCATTCGGCGGCGAACCCGGCGAATATGACGACATGA